In Ctenopharyngodon idella isolate HZGC_01 chromosome 2, HZGC01, whole genome shotgun sequence, the following are encoded in one genomic region:
- the ncstn gene encoding nicastrin, producing the protein MRKMEDLISINCVKLLFAALFYTCVSCSSVEQKIYVELNDTVPCVRLLNATHQIGCQSSMSGDTGVLHVLESESDLDWILNTGPHPPYMVIMETAFFNRSVMLRMKNSSRVAGVAVIVSKTGLVENFSPHTTCPNQNTGVYSAKYGPELANCNGTTWNPLGNGLSYEDFAFPVFALKDENQTQVIRKCYEDHNLRLNGSAPQYPLCAMQLFSHMHAVTDTVTCMRRTDLQTRFSINPEVLCDPLSDFNIWASTQPLNNSAKGHAANESVVIAATRLDGRSFFWEEAPAAEGTVSGIVTLLAAVQALYPVTQLAPPPRNIFFTFFQGEAFDYIGSSKMVYDMERKEFVIDLNNVHSMLEIGQVGLRSGRELWMHSDPISRKNSSSVEKEVSDMMKNMHSIATGLNVSLDEPPASQPLPPSSFQRFLRVQQIPGLVLADHQTSFVNRYYESMYDDAENLNVSYPPNLSPDEKLVYETEAAKSLAEVATLVARSLYMQAGGKEDNLNNITADPKIVAQLLYGFVIQKNNSWFQSLLPPDLMKKGILSSGPPQFYIGLGQRTHGPVHSVTRFVQYIMANLTGTVTNLTETQCQKPGEISTENKDLYAYFWVSGPSAVNSSGPFCVRAPVRLSKAISPAFERLEYGSRDYSTWTESRWKSIRARVFLVASRELEMLTLGVGVAVLLLSLLVTYFISSKAELLFSSARETPTTTY; encoded by the exons GTGTGAGCTGCAGCTCAGTGGAACAGAAGATCTATGTTGAACTCAATGACACGGTTCCGTGTGTCCGGCTGCTGAACGCCACACATCAGATCGGCTGCCAGT CGTCAATGTCAGGAGATACGGGTGTTCTTCATGTGCTGGAGAGCGAATCAGACCTGGACTGGATCCTCAACACTGGACCACATCCTCCCTACATGGTCATCATGGAGACGGCCTTCTTCAACAG GTCGGTCATGTTGAGAATGAAGAACTCGTCCAGAGTGGCTGGAGTCGCTGTGATTGTCTCAAAAACAGGCCTTGTTGAAAACTTCTCACCTCACACAACCTGCCCCAACCAGaacacag GTGTGTATTCTGCAAAGTACGGTCCTGAACTAGCAAACTGTAACGGGACCACATGGAATCCTCTCGGGAACGGACTGTCCTATGAAGACTTTGCCTTCCCTGTGTTTGCTCTGAAAGACGAGAATCAGACTCAGGTCATCCGTAAG tgTTATGAGGATCATAACCTGCGTCTGAACGGAAGCGCTCCTCAGTATCCGCTGTGTGCGATGCAGCTCTTCTCACACATGCACGCCGTGACCGACACCGTGACGTGTATGAGACGCACAGACCTGCAGACCAGATTCAGCATCAACCCAG AAGTCCTGTGTGACCCTTTGAGCGATTTTAACATCTGGGCGTCCACTCAGCCCCTCAACAACAGCGCCAAGGGCCACGCGGCCAACGAGAGCGTCGTCATCGCAGCCACAAGG CTTGACGGCAGGTCGTTTTTCTGGGAAGAGGCTCCAGCGGCCGAAGGAACCGTGTCTGGGATCGTCACCCTATTGGCCGCCGTTCAAGCGCTCTACCCTGTCACTCAACTAGCTCCGCCTCCTCGAAATATTTTCTTCACCTTCTTCCAAGGG gAAGCCTTCGACTACATTGGCAGCTCGAAAATGGTGTATGACATGGAGAGAAAGGAGTTTGTAATCGACTTGAACAATGTTCACTCCATGCTGGAAATCGGGCAG GTTGGTCTGCGCAGTGGGCGGGAACTTTGGATGCACTCTGACCCCATATCCCGAAAGAACAGCAGCAGTGTGGAGAAAGAG gtgtCGGATATGATGAAAAACATGCACTCAATAGCAACTGGTTTGAATGTCTCATTGGACGAGCCGCCTGCCAGTCAGCCGTTACCACCCTCGTCCTTCCAGCGCTTCCTGCGAGTCCAACAGATCCCAGGCCTCGTGCTGGCAGACCATCAGACGTCTTTCGTCAACAG ATACTACGAGAGCATGTACGACGACGCAGAGAACCTGAACGTCTCATACCCGCCCAACCTGAGTCCAGACGAGAAGCTGGTGTACGAGACGGAAGCAGCCAAG TCTCTGGCAGAAGTGGCCACGCTAGTCGCTCGATCGCTCTACATGCAGGCAGGAGGAAAAGAGGACAATCTGAACAACATCACTGCCGACCCCAAGATC GTCGCTCAGTTGCTGTATGGTTTTGTAATTCAGAAGAATAACAGCTGGTTTCAGTCCCTGCTTCCTCCTGATCTAATGAAAAAAGGCATTTTAA GTTCTGGTCCTCCTCAGTTCTACATCGGTCTGGGTCAGCGCACCCACGGCCCCGTGCACAGCGTGACGCGCTTCGTGCAGTATATCATGGCTAACCTGACGGGAACCGTCACCAACCTCACCGAGACCCAGTGCCAGAAACCCGGCGAGATCAGCACTGAGAACAAAGAC TTGTACGCGTATTTCTGGGTGTCGGGTCCGTCCGCGGTCAACAGCAGCGGGCCGTTCTGCGTGCGGGCGCCTGTGCGTCTGTCCAAAGCCATCTCGCCTGCCTTCGAGCGGCTGGAGTACGGATCTCGGGATTATTCCACGTGGACCGAGTCTCGCTGGAAGAGCATCCGAGCGCGCGTCTTCCTGGTGGCCAGCCGAGAACTCGAG ATGTTAACACTGGGGGTGGGCGTGGCTGTGCTGCTGCTGTCTCTATTGGTGACGTACTTCATCAGCTCGAAGGCGGAGCTTTTGTTTAGCTCCGCCCGTGAAACGCCCACAACGACCTACTGA